The Buchnera aphidicola (Hyalopterus amygdali) genome has a segment encoding these proteins:
- the hisB gene encoding bifunctional histidinol-phosphatase/imidazoleglycerol-phosphate dehydratase HisB → MKQKILFIDRDGTLIHEPTKDFQVDQIEKLMFKKYVISSLCQLMKFGYKFVIITNQDGLGTKNFPLEKFNAPHFFMLNIFQSEGIVFEDVLICPHFSHDNCECRKPKINLLKDWLQHKKIDKTRSYVIGDRTSDMELAKNIKLTGIQYQEDSFNWINITQEIIKKNRYAEVLRKTKETDIKIKAWIDLEHYSNIKTGINFFDHMLEQLSIHSGISMHIIAKGDLRVDDHHTIEDIGIVLGTVLLKTLNNKCGISRFGFVLPMDESEAKCIIDLSNRPYLSFNATFKHKMVGDLNTDMIKHFFYSLSYSMKITLHLDVKGENDHHCVESLFKAFGRALRQAVKIEDNTLPTSKGIL, encoded by the coding sequence ATGAAACAAAAAATTTTATTTATTGATCGAGATGGTACTTTAATTCATGAACCAACTAAAGATTTTCAAGTAGATCAAATTGAAAAACTTATGTTTAAAAAATATGTTATTTCTTCGTTGTGTCAATTAATGAAATTTGGTTATAAATTTGTTATTATTACTAATCAAGATGGTCTTGGAACTAAAAACTTTCCCTTAGAAAAATTTAATGCTCCTCATTTTTTTATGTTAAATATTTTTCAATCAGAAGGAATAGTATTTGAAGACGTTTTAATTTGTCCACATTTTTCACATGACAATTGTGAATGTCGTAAACCTAAAATTAATCTTTTAAAAGATTGGTTACAACATAAAAAAATAGATAAAACACGTAGTTATGTTATTGGTGATCGAACAAGTGACATGGAATTAGCAAAAAATATTAAATTAACTGGAATACAATATCAAGAAGATAGTTTTAATTGGATAAATATTACTCAAGAAATTATAAAAAAAAATAGATATGCAGAAGTACTAAGAAAAACAAAAGAAACTGATATAAAAATCAAGGCATGGATAGATTTAGAACATTATAGTAATATTAAAACTGGTATTAACTTTTTTGATCATATGTTGGAACAACTATCAATTCATAGTGGTATTTCTATGCATATTATAGCAAAAGGGGACCTAAGAGTTGATGATCATCATACTATAGAAGACATAGGAATTGTTTTGGGAACAGTTTTATTAAAAACATTAAATAATAAATGTGGTATATCCAGATTTGGTTTTGTTTTACCTATGGATGAGAGTGAAGCAAAATGTATTATTGATTTGTCAAATCGTCCCTATTTATCTTTTAATGCTACGTTTAAACATAAAATGGTTGGTGACCTTAATACTGATATGATTAAACATTTTTTTTATTCTCTTTCTTATTCTATGAAAATAACTTTGCATCTTGATGTGAAGGGAGAAAATGATCATCATTGTGTAGAAAGTTTATTTAAAGCATTTGGACGTGCACTTCGACAAGCAGTAAAAATAGAAGATAATACATTACCAACATCAAAAGGGATTTTATAA
- the hisC gene encoding histidinol-phosphate transaminase — protein sequence MKSNLNNLTRINIQNLSPYQSARRIGGHGDTWLNANESPMSALFKCRVESFNRYPECQPNNLISAYADYVGLFRKEILVTRGADEGIELLIKAFCEPKKDAIIYCPPTYDMYAINAKIANVKIKEIPILKNTWKIDLFNLQASLDGVKLIYICNPNNPTGNIFSKKDLIILLQVTFNRCLVVIDEAYIEFSSKDSMVSYLKEFPNLIILRTLSKAFALAGIRCGFTLANEEIINILHKVISPYPISTVVTDIAIQALEKNEIKNMQNRVIKLNKNRVWLINKLKKNNFVKKIFDSHANYILVKFYMFKRVFQHLWEKGIIIRNQDHKINLQGCLRISIGSDKECLRLIEELKNLSKI from the coding sequence ATGAAGTCTAATTTAAATAATTTAACTAGAATTAATATACAAAATCTATCTCCCTATCAATCTGCTAGACGAATTGGAGGTCATGGTGATACATGGTTAAATGCAAACGAATCGCCTATGTCTGCTCTATTTAAATGTAGAGTAGAATCATTTAATCGTTATCCGGAATGTCAACCTAATAATTTAATTTCTGCTTATGCTGATTATGTTGGTTTGTTTAGAAAAGAAATTCTAGTTACAAGAGGAGCAGATGAAGGAATTGAACTTTTAATCAAAGCTTTTTGCGAACCAAAAAAAGATGCAATAATTTACTGTCCTCCAACTTATGATATGTATGCTATAAATGCAAAAATTGCAAATGTTAAAATAAAAGAAATTCCTATTTTAAAAAATACTTGGAAAATAGATTTATTTAATCTTCAAGCAAGTCTTGATGGAGTAAAATTAATATATATTTGTAATCCAAATAATCCTACTGGCAATATTTTTTCTAAAAAAGATTTAATTATTTTATTACAAGTAACATTTAATCGATGTCTTGTAGTAATAGATGAAGCTTATATTGAATTTTCTTCTAAGGATAGTATGGTAAGTTATTTAAAAGAATTTCCAAATTTAATTATTTTACGAACATTATCTAAAGCATTTGCATTAGCAGGTATAAGATGTGGTTTTACTTTGGCAAATGAAGAGATTATTAATATTTTACATAAAGTTATTAGTCCGTATCCAATATCTACCGTTGTGACCGATATAGCCATTCAAGCTTTAGAAAAAAATGAAATTAAAAATATGCAGAATAGAGTTATAAAATTGAATAAAAATCGTGTTTGGTTAATTAATAAATTAAAAAAAAACAACTTTGTAAAAAAAATTTTTGATAGTCACGCCAATTATATTTTGGTTAAATTTTATATGTTTAAAAGAGTATTTCAGCATTTATGGGAAAAAGGTATAATTATAAGAAATCAAGATCATAAAATAAATTTACAAGGTTGTCTGCGAATATCAATAGGATCAGATAAAGAATGTCTTCGTTTAATTGAAGAATTAAAAAATTTATCTAAAATATAA